From the genome of Streptomyces sp. NBC_01304:
TCGCGCAGGCCGCTCAGCAGCGTAAGGGCGCATTGATCGGAGGTCCGATCGCCCACAAGTGCGGGACCGAGGCGGCGTACGCCGGGTACGTCGAGACGGACATCGGCGCGGAGATCGAGTACGCGGTGGACCGGCTGGCCGCCGGGAAGTGGAAGGCGGAGTCGGTCCGCTTCGGGCTGACCTTCGAGGAGCCGCACAACGACATCGTGCTCTGCGAGAAGCCCGACGCCTCCGCGCAGAAGACCCTCGACGAGCTCAAGTCGAAGATCGCGGCCGGGGAGATCAAGACCCGATGACCACGGCCGCCGACACTCATGGGCGGGCCCCCGCCCTCGAAGTCACCGGGCTCGCCAAGTCCTTCGGCGCGGTCAGCGCGCTGGACGGGGTGGACCTCGTCGTCGAACCCGGCAGTGTGCACTGCGTCCTCGGCGAGAACGGGGCGGGCAAGTCCACGCTCTGCCATGTGATCGGCGGCTCGCTCACCGCGGACACCGGGACGCTGCGGCTGTACGGGCAGCCGTACGCACCACGGCGTCCCGCCGACGCGCTGGCCGCCGGAATCGCCATGGTGCACCAGCACTTCAGCCTCGTGCCGACGCTGACCGTCGGCGAGAATCTGCGGCTGCTGCGGCTGCGGGACCTGCCACGGCGGATCGCGCGGGTACGTGCCGAGTACGGCCTCGAACTGGACCTGGACGCCCGGATCGGGGACCTGCCGGTCGGGGTGCGGCAGCGGGTCGAGATCGTGAAGGCGCTGCTGCACGCACCTCGGCTGCTGCTGCTCGACGAGCCCACCGGAGTGCTCGACCCGGCCGGGACCGATGCGCTCCTTGCCACCTGTCGGCGCATCGCGGAGGCCGGGCACGCGGTGGTCCTCGTGACGCACAAGCTGGGCGAGGTGGCCCGCGCGGGGGACGCGGCGACCGTGCTGCGGGGCGGGCGGGTGGCGGGTGCGGGGCCGTTGTCCGAGCTGCCGCCCGAGCGCCTGGTCCCGTTGATGATCGGCCGGCCCGCGGCTTCCCTGGATGCTTCGCTCGCGGGGTCGATCGGCCTGACTCCCGTCAACTCCAAGGGAACTGGCGGCAGTTGCAGCTCGCCTGCCGAGACGGACGCAGGCCACCCCGACAGCGGCCTCGCGCTGCGCCTGCGCGACCTCACCGTGCGCCGCGCCGACGGGACGTACGCGCTCGACCGGGTCTCGCTCGACGTCGCGCGCGGCGAGATCGTCGGCATCGCCGGGGTCGACGGCAACGGGCAGAGCGAACTCATGGCCGTGCTCGGCGGATCCCTCGCCCCGGACGGCGGGAGCGTGGAAGTGGGCGGTACGGATCTCACGCACGCCACGCCCGCGGCACGGACCCGCGCCGGGCTCGGGGTGGTCCCCGAGGACCGGCATCACGAGGGCTGCGTACCGCAGTTGTCGGTCGCGGAGAACCTCTTCCTCGGGCGGCTCGACCGGTTTCGCCGGTACGGGGTGTTCCTGGACCGGCGGGCGATGCGGAGGGCCGCCGAGCTCGTGATCGCCGAGCATCGGATTCGGGCGGACGGGCCGGGCGCACCCATGGCCTCGCTGTCCGGCGGCAACCAGCAGAAGGCCGTACTGGCAAGGGAGTTGGCCCTGGATCCCTTGGTCTGCCTCGCCGCCGCGCAGCCCACCCGGGGCCTCGACGTCGGCGCGGTGGACGCGGTCCACGGGCGCGTTCGTGAGGCGGCTGCCGCCGGGTCGGGAGCGCTGGTGGTCTCTGCCGAGTTGGACGAGTTGCTGGGTCTGTGCGATCGCATCGCGGTGGCTTATCGGGGGAGGTTGCTCGGCTCCGTCGAGGCGGGTGCCTGCGGCGCGCGGGAGCGGATCGGGCGCCTGATGCTAGGCGCGGAAGCGGCGGGGGCCGACTTGCCGGAGCCTGACTCGCGGACCTCGGCCGTGTCGGCGTAAGCGCTCCGCAGGAAGTGCCGCGAGAGGCCGTCTGTCCACTGCGGCGCCGTCGTGGCTGGTCGCGCAGTTCCCCGCGCCCCTTCGGGGCACGCCCCCCTTCCCCGACTCCTCCCATCAAGGACTCCCCATGCCCGCCCCACCCCTACGTCACCCCCTCCCCATAGCCGTCCTCGCCGGGCTGCTCGCCGCGGCCATCGGCATGGCGCTCGTCATCGCCGCCGGAGCCGACCCCGTCGCCGCCTGGGCCGCTCTGGAAGAGGGGATGTTCGGGTCGCCGTACGCGCTCGGCAGTTCCCTCAACTCCGCCGCGGTCCTCGCCCTCATCGCCACCGGCTTCACCGTCGCGCACCGCGCGGGACTGGTGAACGTGGGCGGCGAGGGGCAGCTCTGCGCGGGCGGCATCGCGGCCGCGGCCACCGGGCTCGCCCTGCCCGCAGGCATCCCCACGGTGATCGGCGTCCCGGTCACGCTCGCCGCGGGCTTCCTCGCCGGTGCGCTGTGGGCCGGGATCGCCGCCTGGCTGAAGACGGCGCGCGGCACCAGCGAGGTGATCACGACGCTGCTCCTCAACTTCATCGGCACCGGGCTCGTCTCGGTGGCCGTGCACGAGGCGGCCCTGCTGCGCCAGCCGGTGACGTCGTCGGAAACACTCCCCCAGTCCGCGCCCCTCCCGGTCGGCGCCCAACTGCCGCTCATCGGCGGGGTCGAGTCGCCCGCGACGGCCGTCGTCGTGATCGCGGCGGTGGCGGTCGTGGTCACCGGCGTCGTGCTGCGGCACACTCCCGTGGGCCTGCGCCTGAAGTCGGTCGGGCACTCCCCCGCCGCCTCGGCCCGGCTCGGTCTGCCCGTCGCCCGCCTGGAGACGGGCGGCCTCACCTTCGCGGGCGGCCTCGCCGGGGTGGCGGGCGCGGCGCTGGTCGCGACGGCGCCGTACGTCCTCGCCGAGCACTTCTCTTCTGGCTACGGCTTCTCCGGACTGGTCGTCGGCCTGCTCGCGCGTGGCTCGCTGACCGCCGTCGCCGCGACCTCGCTGCTCTTCGGCTTCCTCACCAGCGGCGGCATCAACCTCCAGCTGGCGGCGGAGGTCCCGGCGTCCTCCGTACAGATCGTGCAGAGCCTGCTGGTGCTGTTCATCGCGGCCGCCATGCTCTGGAGCAACCACGCAGGCAACAAGCACCCGGGCGGCAACCACACCGGCAGCCACACCGACAGCCACACCGGCAGCGACCCCACCCGGAGCACCTCATGAGCGCCGTCGTCGACGAACTGGCCTCGGGCGGCGTCCGCCTGGCCGTCCCTCTCCTGCTCGCCTCCAGCGGTGAACTGCTCAGCGAACGCGCGGGAGTTCTCAACCTCTCCGTCGAAGGCATGATGCTGACCGGCGCCTTCGCGGGCGCCGGCGGAGCCCTCGCCTCCGGCAGCGCGGCCGTCGGCGCGCTCACCGCGCTGGCTGCCGGGCTCCTGTTCGCCGCGCTGCAGGCCCTGCTCTCCGTCACCCTGCGGGCCGACCAGATCGTCACGGGCATCACCGCCAACGCGCTGGCCCTGGGCGCAACGACGTACGGCGCGCGGCTGCTCTTCGGCGACGGCAAGGCCGACTCCGTGCCCGGCTTCGACCCGCTGCCCGTCCCCGGCCTGCACCGCATCCCGGTCCTCGGCCCGGCCCTCTTCGAGCAGACCGCACTCGGCTATGCCGCCTTCGCGATCGCGGCCGCGCTCGCCTTTGGACTGAGCAGGCGTACGCAGTGGGGCCTGGTCATCGACGCGGTCGGCGAGGACGCCACCACCGCGGACCGCTGCGGAAGGCCCGTCCAGGCGGTGCGCTACGCCGTCGTCCTCGTCACCGGTGCCGTCTCCGGGCTCGCGGGCGCCCAGCTCGCGCTGTCCGAGGTGCACGCGTTCAGCGACAACATCACCGGCGGCATCGGCTATCTCGCGGTGGTCGCGGTGATCGCAGGGCGGTGGCGCGCCTGGCCGACCGTCGCGGCCTGCCTCTTCTTCGGCGTCGCACAGTCCCTGCAGTTCGCGGCCCCCGCCCTCGGTCTGCACGTCTCGGCGCCACTGCTCACCACGCTGCCGTACGTGTTCGCGCTGCTCGCCGTCAGCGGTCTGGTCGGCCGCAGCCGGGCCCCGTCGGGGCTCACCGTGCCGTTCGTACGCGGCACATGATCACCCAGACCCGACAATCGACCGATGGCCCGCACGAATTGACCGCCGGCCTGCACGCTCCCGGAGGAACCCCATGCCCCAGACCCTGATCCTGACCCGCTCCGACGTCCTCGGGCTGCTCGCCGACGCCACCGGGGAAGTCGAGTCCGCGGTGCAGCGGGCCCACCGGGACCTGGCGCTCGGCCGTGCCGTCCTGCCCGCCCCGCCGGCGATGGCCCTGCCCGGCTCGGACGGGACCTTCCTGGCGATGGCCTCGGCCTCGGCCCCGGCCGGCCTGGCCGCGGTGAAACTCCTGGCCGACCTGCCCGGCAACCGGGAGCGGGGCCTGCCCGTGCAGCGCTCGTCCGTCCTGGTGACCTCGACGGAGACCGGCGCCCCCGAGGCGCTGCTCGACGGCGGCGCGCTCACCCGGGTGCGGACCGCCGCGGCCACCGCGGTCGCCACCCGCGCCCTGGCCCGCGCGGACGCCCGCACCCTCGGCCTCATCGGCACCGGCCCGCTGGCCCACGCCCATGCCCACGCGCTGCTGCCGGCCCGCGCCTACGAGCGGATCGTGCTATGGGGACGTACGCCGTCCAGGAGCCAGGAACTCGCCACCACGCTGACCTCCGAACTCGGCCTGGAGGCAAAGGTGTTGGACTCCCCCCGGGCCGTCACGGAGGCGGCCGACGTCCTGTGCACACTCACCCCGTCCCGCGAACCCCTCGTACGTGGCGCCTGGTTCCTCGACGGCCAGCACATCAACGCGGTCGGCGCCCCGCCCCGCCCCGACCACCGGGAGATCGACACCGCAGGGGTCGTACGCTCCCGGATCGTCGTGGACGCCTTCGACACGGCGCGGGCGAAGTCCGGCGAGGTACTGATCCCGCTCGCCGAGGGCGCCCTCGGCGAGGACGACTTCCGCTGCGAGCTCGGCCAGGTCCTGGCCGGACTCGCGCCCGGCCGGACCTCCGACGCCGAGATCACCCTGTTCGACTCCGTGGGCGTGGGCCTCCAGGACCTGGCCACGGCCCGCCTCCTGATCGACCTCGCCCGGGAACGGGACGTGGGCACCCTCATCGACCTCGGCGCCTGACCTGCGGGGCAGGTCAACCCGCCGCATGCGTCAGCGGCGGCGCGATCGCCTGCGCATCGACCCCCTCCCCCACCCACAGCCCGATCAGCACCGCCGCTGTGGCCTCCAGCAGACCCGCCCGCTCCAACCCGCCCGCCGCGTACGGCTCGCAGCCGAGGTCCCGCACCAGTTCTCGTACGCGGATGAGGGCGGCCTCGTCGTCTCCGGCGAGCGGGACTCCGAGCGGGCGGCCGTCGAAGACCGGCGGGGTCAGGCGCCAGACGCCCTCGTGGCAGAGGTTGAACGCCTTGACCACATGGGCCGTCGGGGCGGCGGCCGCGATGCGCTGCGCCGCGGAGGGGCCGCCGGCGGTGGCGAGCGTGAAGCCCTCGACCACGGGGTTGGTCGGGTCGATCAACGTGCGTCCGCGCAGGGCCGGTTCGGGCAGCGCGGCGAGTATCGCGGGCGCCGCGTCGTGCGGGACGGCCAGGAGGACCGCCTCGCCGAACTCGACGGCGTCCGGGATGCCGCCGTGGGCCGCTGTGCCGCCGTGGTCCGCATCGAGCCCGGCGACGAGGGTCTTGGCCGCCGCCAAGTCGCGGCCACCGATGCGTACTTCGTGGCCTGCTGCGAGCCATTGGGCGGCGAAGGCCGAGGCCATGCCGCCCGTGCCGATGATGCCGATCTTCATGGTGCTTCCCTTCCGAAGTGCGTACACACGGACACTAGGAAGCGGTTCGGGCACCATTTGGTACGTGACGACCGACCCCGCACCCGACCGCTTCCTCGCCGACTGCCGCGCACGTCTGGCCTTCGACCTGCTCGCCAACACCTGGAACGCCGTGGCTCTTTGGGCCCTGCGCCACGGCCCCCGGCGTCCGGGCGAGCTGCGGGAGCACATCGGCGGGATCAGCCCGAAGGTGCTCACCGAGACGCTGCGCAGGCTGGAGTTCAACGGACTGGTGACCCGGCGGGCGTATGCGGAGGCGCCGCCCCGCGTCGAGTACGAACTGACCGCTCTCGGACGTACGTTGCTGGGGCCGATCGAGTCGTTCGGAGCGTGGGGATTCGCGTACGGGGACGAGGTCATGGCGGCACAGGACCGGGCCGAGCGGCAACGGGCGGAGCAGGCCCCCTAGGGGGCAGCCCCGACAACAGGCCGCTGGATGGCGGCAGTTGACTCCGGGCTCCACCAGGGTCGTTCCCTGATCCACTGGGGGCGTCCCCCGGGCCAGGATGGGAGCCGTTCCGCACCGCATCCCACACCCGGAGGCACGTACCCCATGAACGCCAGGACCCGCACTCTGCTCGCCGCCGCTCTCGTCCTCGGCATCGCCGCCGGCCCCGTCGCCACGACCGCCTTCGCCGCGCCCTCGACGCATTCCGCGACCGCCGCCACCCAGGAGTACGGCCCCGACGCCGCGGCCCTGCGCAAGGCGATTGCGGGCCTGCCGAACAGCGATGCCACGGCCGCGCTCGTACGCGTCGGCGGCAAGGGGAGCTGGCACGGCAGCGCGGGCGTCCACGACATCGTGACGAACCGGAAGGCCCAGGAGAACGCCAGATTCCGGGCCGGGTCCACCACCAAGGTGGTCACCTCGGCGGTCGTGCTGCAGCTCGTCGCGGAGGGGAAGCTCAGCCTGGACGACACGGTGCAGGAGTATCTGCCGGATCTGCTGTCGGCCGACTTCCAGCCCATCACCGTACGGCAGTTGCTCACCTTCACCAGCGGGCTGCAGTCCGGGAAGTCCTTCGGCGGCAGCGTCGAGGAGGAGTACCCGCACCGCTTCGAGACGCTCACTCCCGAGGAGGTCGTGGCGTCCTCCGTGGCCAAGGGGCCCTACCGGGGTGAGGGCGAGGGTCCCGGCAAGAAGCAGCGGTACGCCAACATCGACTACACCGTGCTCGGCATGCTCATCGAGAAGATCACGGGCGACTCGTACGAACACCAGGCGCAGGTCCGCGTCTTCGACCCGGTCGGGATGCGGCACACGTCCTTCCCGGGCGGGCCCGACCCCCGCATTCACGGGCCGCACAACCGCGGATACCAGGTGATGGGCGGGAAGCTCGTCGATGTGACCGAGTGGAACATGTCGGACCGGTGGGCCGCGGGAGACATGATCTCGACCACGGCCGACCTGGAGAAGTTCCTGTTCGCGCTGTTCGGGGGCGAGGTGGTGCCGTCGGCGCAGCTGGAGGAGATGTTCACGGTGCCGGACATCGATGGGGCGACGATGAGTGCGGGGCTGTCCCGGATCGAGCTGAGCGAGGACGAGGTCGTGTGGGCCAAGACCGGGGGGCGGCCCGGGTACAACACGGTGATCGCGGGGACTCGGGACCTGTCCCGGACCCTGGTGTATTCGGTCAACTCGACCGACGCGAAGGGGGAGGCGATGAATCCGGTGGCGGAGCGGGTGGTGCGGGCTGCGTTCAGTCGTTGATCTTCCCCTCCCCGCCCCTTCCCGAAAGTCCTCAAACGCCGGACGGGCTGACTTTGTCAGCCCGTCCGGCGTTTGAGGACAGTCTTTGAAGCCGGCGGCGGCCTTTCGGGAAGGCGCGG
Proteins encoded in this window:
- a CDS encoding ABC transporter ATP-binding protein gives rise to the protein MTTAADTHGRAPALEVTGLAKSFGAVSALDGVDLVVEPGSVHCVLGENGAGKSTLCHVIGGSLTADTGTLRLYGQPYAPRRPADALAAGIAMVHQHFSLVPTLTVGENLRLLRLRDLPRRIARVRAEYGLELDLDARIGDLPVGVRQRVEIVKALLHAPRLLLLDEPTGVLDPAGTDALLATCRRIAEAGHAVVLVTHKLGEVARAGDAATVLRGGRVAGAGPLSELPPERLVPLMIGRPAASLDASLAGSIGLTPVNSKGTGGSCSSPAETDAGHPDSGLALRLRDLTVRRADGTYALDRVSLDVARGEIVGIAGVDGNGQSELMAVLGGSLAPDGGSVEVGGTDLTHATPAARTRAGLGVVPEDRHHEGCVPQLSVAENLFLGRLDRFRRYGVFLDRRAMRRAAELVIAEHRIRADGPGAPMASLSGGNQQKAVLARELALDPLVCLAAAQPTRGLDVGAVDAVHGRVREAAAAGSGALVVSAELDELLGLCDRIAVAYRGRLLGSVEAGACGARERIGRLMLGAEAAGADLPEPDSRTSAVSA
- a CDS encoding NADPH-dependent F420 reductase → MKIGIIGTGGMASAFAAQWLAAGHEVRIGGRDLAAAKTLVAGLDADHGGTAAHGGIPDAVEFGEAVLLAVPHDAAPAILAALPEPALRGRTLIDPTNPVVEGFTLATAGGPSAAQRIAAAAPTAHVVKAFNLCHEGVWRLTPPVFDGRPLGVPLAGDDEAALIRVRELVRDLGCEPYAAGGLERAGLLEATAAVLIGLWVGEGVDAQAIAPPLTHAAG
- a CDS encoding ABC transporter permease translates to MSAVVDELASGGVRLAVPLLLASSGELLSERAGVLNLSVEGMMLTGAFAGAGGALASGSAAVGALTALAAGLLFAALQALLSVTLRADQIVTGITANALALGATTYGARLLFGDGKADSVPGFDPLPVPGLHRIPVLGPALFEQTALGYAAFAIAAALAFGLSRRTQWGLVIDAVGEDATTADRCGRPVQAVRYAVVLVTGAVSGLAGAQLALSEVHAFSDNITGGIGYLAVVAVIAGRWRAWPTVAACLFFGVAQSLQFAAPALGLHVSAPLLTTLPYVFALLAVSGLVGRSRAPSGLTVPFVRGT
- a CDS encoding ornithine cyclodeaminase family protein; its protein translation is MPQTLILTRSDVLGLLADATGEVESAVQRAHRDLALGRAVLPAPPAMALPGSDGTFLAMASASAPAGLAAVKLLADLPGNRERGLPVQRSSVLVTSTETGAPEALLDGGALTRVRTAAATAVATRALARADARTLGLIGTGPLAHAHAHALLPARAYERIVLWGRTPSRSQELATTLTSELGLEAKVLDSPRAVTEAADVLCTLTPSREPLVRGAWFLDGQHINAVGAPPRPDHREIDTAGVVRSRIVVDAFDTARAKSGEVLIPLAEGALGEDDFRCELGQVLAGLAPGRTSDAEITLFDSVGVGLQDLATARLLIDLARERDVGTLIDLGA
- a CDS encoding winged helix-turn-helix transcriptional regulator; its protein translation is MWYVTTDPAPDRFLADCRARLAFDLLANTWNAVALWALRHGPRRPGELREHIGGISPKVLTETLRRLEFNGLVTRRAYAEAPPRVEYELTALGRTLLGPIESFGAWGFAYGDEVMAAQDRAERQRAEQAP
- a CDS encoding serine hydrolase domain-containing protein is translated as MNARTRTLLAAALVLGIAAGPVATTAFAAPSTHSATAATQEYGPDAAALRKAIAGLPNSDATAALVRVGGKGSWHGSAGVHDIVTNRKAQENARFRAGSTTKVVTSAVVLQLVAEGKLSLDDTVQEYLPDLLSADFQPITVRQLLTFTSGLQSGKSFGGSVEEEYPHRFETLTPEEVVASSVAKGPYRGEGEGPGKKQRYANIDYTVLGMLIEKITGDSYEHQAQVRVFDPVGMRHTSFPGGPDPRIHGPHNRGYQVMGGKLVDVTEWNMSDRWAAGDMISTTADLEKFLFALFGGEVVPSAQLEEMFTVPDIDGATMSAGLSRIELSEDEVVWAKTGGRPGYNTVIAGTRDLSRTLVYSVNSTDAKGEAMNPVAERVVRAAFSR
- a CDS encoding ABC transporter permease — its product is MPAPPLRHPLPIAVLAGLLAAAIGMALVIAAGADPVAAWAALEEGMFGSPYALGSSLNSAAVLALIATGFTVAHRAGLVNVGGEGQLCAGGIAAAATGLALPAGIPTVIGVPVTLAAGFLAGALWAGIAAWLKTARGTSEVITTLLLNFIGTGLVSVAVHEAALLRQPVTSSETLPQSAPLPVGAQLPLIGGVESPATAVVVIAAVAVVVTGVVLRHTPVGLRLKSVGHSPAASARLGLPVARLETGGLTFAGGLAGVAGAALVATAPYVLAEHFSSGYGFSGLVVGLLARGSLTAVAATSLLFGFLTSGGINLQLAAEVPASSVQIVQSLLVLFIAAAMLWSNHAGNKHPGGNHTGSHTDSHTGSDPTRSTS